The Cryptococcus neoformans var. grubii H99 chromosome 10, complete sequence genome segment AACACATCAACGGGTCAGGGTCGAGAGAGCTGTTAAGAGGCGCATGTCTGTGAAGCAGATGACTGGGCCGTAAATGTGATATGCAATGAGTTGTGATAGGAAAGGTGTGAGTGAGATGTCGACAGTGATAGCAAAAATTGAATGATGGACGAGATGACCGATAGTGAATGAGAAGTGTCTTGATCCTAAAACAAGCGCCATCACTTTCCCTGTGGGGCCGACATTGCCGATactggaagaagacagaACGAAGAATTATAGAGCGGAAAGGAGAATAACGTAGCGATAACGATTACGTACGCAAAAAAGATCGGGACAACCGGATCCGTCGTGATCGCGTGGGTGTTCGTCATGGTTGGGTTCCGATTCTTTTAGAGCCGAGTCACCgttgcttctctccatctctttcaattTCCATACATTTCTATTTATCAACTATCTCTCAAAACAATCTTAAATCACTACCATTTGCATATTCATACATAATGGTGAGTACTTGCCCATTGAAAAGGCTTCTTTGCTTGAGAAAGACCCTGGCTGACAGTCCCGCGCCACTTCCTTCTAACAATTCCGAccgctttcttctcccattaTAAAGTCTGACTGGGATAAGCCTACCGTCATCGGTTTCCGACAACAGAAGCCTACTGTTGCTAAGGGCTCTTCTTTGAATGGTGAGTATTTTATGGGGTTATATCCTGCTTTGCGCATGCAGCTGAAATGCTTTTGATGTAGCTGCTCAACGAGCCGGTCTTGTCATTTCTTCAGAGTCTAAGGGTGCTGGCCAGTCGAAGGGTCGTAAGTATATTCAGCATGTAGCTGTTAACTGGAAACGATATTGAGCGTTTGATTCGTAGCTGCCGACCATCAACGGATTGCTAAGCTTGACCGAGATGACGCCCCTAAGCCCCCAGAGAAGGTCAGCGCTGAGTAAGTCCTTGCAGCTTGATTTTTCTCGTTGAGGAACAATGACAGCGTGCTGACGTATTCCTAGCGTTGGTAAGGCCGTGGCTACTGCACGAATGGCGATCAAAAACGCGGAGGGCAAGAGTATGACCCAGAAGGAGCTTGCCACTTCAGTCAACGCTAAGCCTCAAGATGTAAGCCCTCATTTTACTGAATCGATTGCGCTGTAAGCGCTGACGATTACTGGCAGATTGCTGACCTCGAGTCTGGGCGAGCTGTCCCTGACCAAGCTCTTTTGGGCAAGTTGGAGAGAAAGCTCAATGTCAAACTGCGTGGAGCCAAGAATCTCATCGGTAcacctcttcatcccaaaAAGAAGTAA includes the following:
- a CDS encoding multiprotein-bridging factor 1; translation: MSDWDKPTVIGFRQQKPTVAKGSSLNAAQRAGLVISSESKGAGQSKGPADHQRIAKLDRDDAPKPPEKVSADVGKAVATARMAIKNAEGKSMTQKELATSVNAKPQDIADLESGRAVPDQALLGKLERKLNVKLRGAKNLIGTPLHPKKK